The Fortiea contorta PCC 7126 genome has a segment encoding these proteins:
- a CDS encoding SDR family oxidoreductase → MPTETQLQPPQHQEPAGVESKMTPKPKADDAQYRGSDKLKDKVALITGGDSGIGRAVAIAFAKEGANVVISYLNEHEDAKETKQLVEKYGRQALIIPGDITDESFCQQLVEQTVKEFGKLDILVNNAAEQHPQKNIEDISKEQLERTFRTNIFSMFYLTKAAIKHLHGGSAIINTTSVTAYKGSPQLLDYSSTKGAIVAFTRALSQNLIEKGIRVNAVAPGPIWTPLIPSTFPEEKVATFGKQVPMQRAGQPEEVAPSYVFLASDDASYISGQVLHPNGGEVING, encoded by the coding sequence ATGCCGACAGAAACACAATTACAGCCACCACAGCACCAAGAGCCGGCGGGTGTGGAATCAAAAATGACACCAAAACCCAAAGCAGATGATGCTCAATATCGAGGTAGTGATAAACTCAAAGATAAAGTTGCATTAATTACGGGTGGAGATAGTGGGATTGGTCGGGCTGTAGCGATAGCTTTTGCTAAAGAAGGTGCAAATGTAGTTATTAGCTATCTCAACGAACACGAAGACGCTAAAGAAACAAAACAATTAGTAGAAAAGTATGGGCGTCAAGCGTTAATAATTCCAGGTGACATCACCGATGAAAGCTTTTGTCAACAACTTGTAGAACAAACAGTCAAAGAATTTGGTAAACTCGATATCCTGGTGAACAACGCTGCTGAACAACATCCACAAAAAAATATTGAGGATATCAGTAAAGAACAATTGGAGCGCACTTTCCGTACTAATATCTTTTCAATGTTTTACTTGACAAAAGCAGCAATAAAGCACTTACATGGAGGTAGTGCGATTATAAATACTACCTCAGTAACAGCTTACAAAGGTAGTCCCCAACTGCTTGATTATTCTTCGACTAAAGGTGCAATCGTTGCCTTTACACGCGCCCTATCGCAAAATTTAATAGAAAAAGGTATCCGTGTCAATGCAGTTGCACCGGGCCCGATTTGGACACCTTTAATTCCTTCTACTTTCCCAGAAGAAAAAGTTGCCACTTTCGGTAAACAAGTCCCCATGCAAAGAGCAGGACAACCGGAAGAAGTCGCACCTTCCTATGTATTTTTAGCCTCCGATGATGCTTCTTATATCTCTGGTCAAGTGTTACATCCCAACGGCGGCGAAGTTATTAATGGCTAG